The window TCGATCACCGCGCCGGAGCCCGACGCGGGGTGGACGACAGGGGCGGCATGGGCCGCGCCCGGCTGGATCTGCGAGGACAGCGCGATCATCATCACCATCGCTGCGATGCTGGCCATTGCGGCCTGCCCGAGCTTGGTGCTCCAGAAGCTGCTCTGCGCGGTGTTGCGGTTGATCATTTGGGCCTCCCAAAGTGAAAGTCGGTGGTGTTGCCAGTGAATTTGCAACCGCCGTGCCAAACTCGAAAAATGGCGGAAATCAGGGATTTTTAATGGATTTCGCTGGGTCATCATTGGTGGCTATTGCCAAGCATTGGTGAAAATTGCTACAGGTTGGCCATGGAACGCGAGAGCCAGTTCATAGGCCAATCGGGCGCCTTTCTCGACGCGGTCGAGCGCGCCAGCCGCGCGGCGTCGATGAACCGTCCGGTGCTGGTGATCGGTGAGCGCGGCACCGGCAAGGAGCTGATCGCCGAACGTCTCCATCGCCTCTCCAGCCGCTGGGACGAGCCGCTCGTTACCATGAATTGCGCGGCCTTGCCCGAAACCCTGATCGAGGCCGAGCTGTTCGGGCATGAGGCGGGAGCCTTCACCGGGGCAACCAAGGCGCGCGCGGGCCGTTTCGAGGAAGCCGATCGCGGCACGCTGTTTCTCGACGAGCTTGGCACATTGTCGATGGGTGCGCAGGAGCGGCTTCTGCGTGCGGTCGAATATGGCGAGGTCACCCGCATCGGTGCCTCGCGTCCGATCCGGGTCGATGTGCGGATTGTCGCGGCAACCAACGACGATCTGCCCGGGCTGGCGGCCAGCGGCGAATTCCGTGCGGATCTGCTCGACCGGCTGAGTTTCGAAGTCATCACCCTGCCGCCGCTGCGGGTGCGCGAGGGTGATATCGGGGTGCTGGCCGAATATTTCGGGCGACGCATGGCGGCCGAGCTTGATTGGGATCGCTGGCCCGGCTTTGCGGCGCATGTGATGACGAGCCTCGAGGACTATCACTGGCCGGGCAATGTTCGCGAGCTGCGCAACGTGATCGAGCGCGCGGTCTACCGCTGGGGCGATTACGACAGCCCGATTGCCCATGTGCAGTTCGATCCCTTCGACAGTCCATGGCGACCGCGCCCGCCGGAGCATCGCCGCAGTTCCGCAGGCGCGCCGGCCGCATCGGCTGGCCAGCCACGCGCCGCCGCACCGGCGGCCAGCGACTTCGATACGGTCGAGGACCTGCGCGCCGCTGTCGATGCACATGAGCGCGCGATCCTTGAACATGCGCTCGGCAAGCACCGCTGGAACCAGCGCCAGACCGCAAGGGCGCTGGGGCTGACCTATGACCAACTCCGTCATGCGATCCGCAAGCACGGGATCATGGAAAGCCAGGACGGCAGCCCGGGTGCCTAACCGATTGCTAAGAATTGCAAGTTAGTCTGTGCGGGTTCAGCAGCTACCAGTGAGCCCCTCCATGCGTTTCATTGTCGATATCGTCGAAAACGTGACCAGCTCGATCCGTTTCATCGTCGGGTTGGTTGTGGTGGCCGGTTTGCTGATCGGTCTGTTTTTCACCGCGGGTGTCGCGACGGTCGCGCCAGAGGTGGTGGAGCGGGTCGGGGAAAAGGCTATTGCGGCAGAAAAGGCGCAGCGCGTTGCTCATGAGATGGGGAAAGACGGCTGGGGCTACAGCGCGGCAGCCGCATCGGCCGGCGAGCAGGACGCGGGCACGAAGGTCCCCTCCGAAGGTGACGACGGCTGGGCCGAGTAAGCGCTTCGTCCGCTGACAGGTGCAACGAAATCCACAGAAGTTATCCCTAGGGCAGGTTTCGGCGCGATTTCATCGACAGGTGGCAACGTGGCCTGCAATGGCCCAGCCTGTCTATCTCGCCAAAGCGCAACCCGGCAGCGATCCGGCGCGCCGGATCCTTCCGGGAAGGCGGGCTTTCGCACGCCTGCGCCTGGCGATCCCGGCGCGTCTGCTTGCGACCCATGCGACCGGCACCTGCGTGCTGCTCGATCTGTCCCGCACCGGCGCCCGCATCGGTCTTGCCGACCCCTTGCCGCCGGGAGACATGCTTTATCTGCGGCTGGCTGGCTTCGAGGTGTTTGCCGAGGTGGTGTGGCGCGAGCTCGGTGATGGCGGGGGTATCAACGGCTTGACGTTTGACGAACCTCTCGACGAGGCAGCGGTCCTCGATGTGCGGCATTTTGCCGAGGGGTTCGAGCAGCGTGAACGCGAAATGCTTCGCGAACAGGTGCGCAGCTGGGTCGAAGGGCAGATCCGTCTCTGACACCGGCCCGCACAAGCTAGGCACTTGCCAAACCGCGCATCCGCGCCTAAGTGGGCCGCAATCCCGGCATTGTCGTGACAAGGTTTGGATGCTGGCGCCTCCGGGGGCCGGCCCGAAACGCGTTGCAAATATGTCTTCCGACCGGAGAACCAATGGCCGATATCGCGCGCCTGACTGCACTGATCGAACCCGAGGCCACCGCGCTCGGCTTTGATCTTGTGCGCGTCGCGATGCTTCCGTCCGAGGCAGGTGATGGCGGCATGGCGCTCCAGATCATGGCCGAAGATCCGGCCACCGGCCAGCTGGTGATCGACCAATGCGCCGCCCTGTCGCGCCGTGTGTCCGATGTGATCGACGCTGCCGAAGAGGCTGGCGAAGTGCTGATCGAAGGCGCCTACCACCTCGAAGTATCCTCGCCGGGCATCGATCGTCCGCTGACCCGCGAAAAGGACTACGCGAACTGGGCCGGGCACGAAGTGCGGATTGTCATGGACAAGGGCTATGGCGGCCAGCGCGTCAACAAGGGCCTGCTTGGCGGGCTTGAAGGCGACATGGTGCTGGTGGCCGAGGCCAAGGCCGGCAACGTGCGCTTGCCGCTCGAACAGATCCATTCGGCCCGGCTCGTCCTCACCGACGCGCTGATTGCCGCCACCCGCCCGCTCGACATGAGCGGAGCAGACGAACTTATCGAAGACTCCCAGCAAGAAAAGGCAGACGACTGATGGCCAGTGCCATTTCCGCCAACAAGGCCGAACTCCTCGCGATCGCCAACGCGGTTGCCTCGGAAAAGATGATCGACAAGGCGATCGTCATCGAGGCGATGGAAGAGGCGATCCAGAAATCGGCGCGCAACCGCTACGGCGCGGAAAACGACATCCGTGCAAAGCTCGATCCGCTGACCGGCGATCTCACGCTGTGGCGCGTGGTCGAAGTGGTCGATGTGGTCGAGGACTACTTCAAGCAGGTCGATCTGAAGCAGGGCGAAAAGCTCCAGCCGGGCGCCAAGGTGGGTGACTTCATCGTCGATCCGCTGCCCCCGGTCGATCTGGGCCGTATTGACGCGCAGTCGGCCAAGCAGGTGATCTTCCAGAAGGTTCGCGATGCCGAGCGCGAGCGTCAGTACGAAGAATTCAAGGACCGCGCCGGCGAAATCATCACCGGCGTGATCAAGTCGGTCGAGTTCGGCCACGTGATCGTCAACCTCGGCCGCGCCGAGGGCGTGATCCGTCGCGATCAGCAGATCCCGCGCGAAGCCGCCCGTACCGGTGAGCGCGTGCGCGCGCTGATCACCAAGGTCGAGCGCAACAATCGCGGGCCGCAGATCTTTTTGAGCCGCGCGCATCCCGATTTCATGAAGAAGCTGTTCGCGCAGGAAGTGCCCGAAATCTACGACGGCATCATCGTGATCAAGGCCGCCGCCCGCGACCCGGGCAGCCGCGCCAAGATCGGTGTGATCAGCCACGATTCCAGCATCGATCCGGTCGGCGCCTGCGTGGGCATGAAGGGCAGCCGCGTGCAGGCGGTGGTGCAGGAACTTCAGGGCGAGAAGATCGACATCATCCCCTGGTCGGAAGACACCGCGACCTTCGTCGTCAACGCGTTGCAGCCCGCCACGGTGAGCCGCGTCGTGCTCGACGAGGATGACGGCCGTATCGAAGTGGTAGTGCCGGATGAACAGCTCAGCCTCGCGATCGGTCGCCGCGGCCAGAACGTCCGTCTGGCGAGCCAGCTGACCGGCCACCAGATCGACATTATGACCGAGGAAGAGGCATCGGAGAAGCGCTCGAAGGAATTCGCCGAGCGTTCGAAGATGTTTGAGGAAGAGCTCGACGTCGACGAAACCCTCTCGCAGCTGCTGGTGGCCGAAGGCTTCGCCGAGCTCGAGGAAGTGGCCTATGTCGATCTCGCCGAACTCGCCAGCATCGAAGGCTTCGACGATGAACTGGCCGAGGAACTCCAGAGCCGCGCTCTCGAAGCTCTCGAACGGCAAGAGGCGGCGCACCGCGAAGTGCGCCGCGCTCTGGGCGTCGAAGATGCGCTGTCCGAGATGCCGCACCTCACCGAAGCGATGCTGGTCACGCTCGGCAAGGCGGGCATCAAGACGCTCGACGATCTGGCGGATCTCGCCACCGACGAACTGATCGCCAAGAAGCGCGAAGCGCCGCGTCGTCGCGGGGCTGCCGATGGCCCGCCGCAGCGGCGTCCGCAGCGCGAAGGCGACAAGGGCGGTGTGCTTGGCGAATATGGTCTCAGCGAAGAGCAGGGCAACGAGATCATCATGGCTGCCCGCGCACACTGGTTCGACGACGAGCCGACCGAGGAGGCCGCCCATGCGGACTCCACCCAATGAGCGCCTGACGTCCGACATCGCTGAGCCGTCGCTTCCCGCCAAGGCCGGGAGCGAGCGGCGCTGTATCCTCTCCGGGGAGCATGACGCGCGTGATGCGCTCGTGCGGCTGGCGATTTCGCCCGATGGTCTGGTGCTGCCCGATCCTGCTGCGAAGGCGCCAGGGCGTGGGGCGTGGATTGGTGTCAGCCGGCTAGAGCTGGAAGCAGCGATGGCCGATGGCGGCTTGAAGCGGGCTCTGATGCGCGCCTTCAAGGGCGCCGCCCTGACCATTCCGGCCGATCTTCCCGCCCTCGTCGAAGGCGCTTTGGCGCGTCATCTGTGTGACCGCCTGGGGCTGGAGCTGCGCTCAGGCAATATCGTGCTGGGCTCGGCCCGGATCGAGGAGCAGGCGCGGTCCGGCCGGGTCGCAGCCTTGCTCCACGCCAGCGACAGCAGCAAGGATGGGCGGCGCAAGCTCGATCAGGCCTGGCGCGTGGGCAGCGACGCGGAAGGTTCGGGCTTGCGCGGACTGGTCTTGCCTCTGGACCGCAATGCTTTGTCTGTGGCATTGGGCCGCGACAATGTCGTCCACCTTGGCGTTGCCGGTCATTCCGGTGACATGCGCGCCGCGACGCGGGTGCTGCAGGCGGTTTCCCGACTTTCGCATTTTGTCGCTGGCTACACTGCCGGCGCCGGGCGCGACTTGGTGGACAATTCTGGCCGGGATACGCCCGGCCACAGCGATCGGCCGCTTCCGGCTGGCCGTTCGGCATATGATGAATACGTGAAGGACTGACGAGCGATAATGAGCGACGACAACGACAACCAGCGCATCCGCAAACCTCTGGGCCTCAAGCGCTCGGTCGATGCGGGCGAGGTCAAGCAGACCTTCAGCCACGGCCGCACCAACAAGGTGGTGGTCGAGGTGAAGCGCCGCCGCGTGCTCGGCAAGCCCGGTGAAGCGGCTCCGCCGCCGCCCCCCCCGCCGCCGCCTCCGCCGCCCCCGCCGGTTGCTGAAAGGCCCGCACCCGCGCCGCGCCCGGCCCGTCCGGCGCCGGCTGGCGAGACCCCGCAGGAGCGCGTGAAGCGCCTCCAGCTTGAGGCCGAGGAAGAACGGCTGCGGATGGCCGAAGAAGCGCGCAAGCGTGAGGAAGCCGAAGCCCGCGAGCGCGAAGAAGAAGAGCGTCGCCGGGCCGAAGACAATCGCCGTGCGGAAGAAGAGGCCGAAAAGCAGCGTGCCGCTGCTCCCGTTGCCTCGCCTGCCGAGGACAGCGCCGCGGCGCCTGCCGATGAAGATGCCGGCGACAGCGTTGCTGCCCCGGCCGGCAAGGGCGACACCGTGCCTGCTGCGCGCAGGTTCACGCCCGTCGAACGGCCCGAGCCTAAGCGGCCCGAGGTCAAGGGCAAGAAGAAGGACGACAAGCGCGCAGCACCGAGCGACGAAGGCAAGGACAACCGCCGTTCAGGCAAGCTGACCGTCACGCGGGCTTTGAACGAGGATGAAGGCCGCCGTGCGCGTAGTCTCGCCGCCTTGAAGCGTGCGCGCGAGAAGGAACGCCGTGGTCAGGGTGGCCCCTCCAAGCCGCGCGAGAAGCAGGTGCGCGACGTGGTTGTGCCCGAGGCGATCACCGTGAGCGAACTTGCCAACCGCATGGCCGAAAAGGGTGCGGATCTGGTCAAGGCGCTGTTCAACATGGGGATGATGGTCACGGTCAACCAGACCATCGATCAGGACACCGCAGAGCTGCTGGTCGAGGAGTTTGGCCACAACATCACCCGCGTCTCGGCGAGCGATGTCGACATCGACACCAGCGAGGATGCCGATCCGGAAGAGACCCTGCGTCCGCGTCCGCCGGTGGTCACGATCATGGGCCACGTCGATCACGGCAAGACCAGCCTGCTTGATGCGCTGCGCGGAACCGATGTGGTGAAGGGCGAGGCCGGCGGCATCACCCAGCACATCGGTGCCTACCAGATCACGACCAAGGACAAGCAGAAGATCACCTTCCTCGACACCCCGGGTCACGCGGCCTTTACCGAGATGCGCATGCGCGGTGCCAATGTCACCGACATCGTCATTCTGGTGGTAGCGGGCGATGACGGGCTGATGCCGCAGACGATCGAGGCGATCAATCACACCAAGGCGGCCGGCGTGCCGATGATCGTGGCGATCACCAAGTCGGACAAGCCCGAGTACAACCCGCAGAAGATCCGTGAACGTCTGCTCGAACACGAAATCGTGGTCGAGGCGATGTCGGGCGAAGTGCAGGATGTCGAGGTTTCGGCCAAGACCGGCGCCGGGCTCGACAAGCTCATCGAGGCGATTGGCTTGCAGGCCGAACTGCTCGAACTGAAGTCGCGGCCCGACCGCGATGCCGAAGCGACCGTGATCGAAGCCC is drawn from Erythrobacter sp. and contains these coding sequences:
- the pspF gene encoding phage shock protein operon transcriptional activator, which codes for MERESQFIGQSGAFLDAVERASRAASMNRPVLVIGERGTGKELIAERLHRLSSRWDEPLVTMNCAALPETLIEAELFGHEAGAFTGATKARAGRFEEADRGTLFLDELGTLSMGAQERLLRAVEYGEVTRIGASRPIRVDVRIVAATNDDLPGLAASGEFRADLLDRLSFEVITLPPLRVREGDIGVLAEYFGRRMAAELDWDRWPGFAAHVMTSLEDYHWPGNVRELRNVIERAVYRWGDYDSPIAHVQFDPFDSPWRPRPPEHRRSSAGAPAASAGQPRAAAPAASDFDTVEDLRAAVDAHERAILEHALGKHRWNQRQTARALGLTYDQLRHAIRKHGIMESQDGSPGA
- a CDS encoding PilZ domain-containing protein encodes the protein MAQPVYLAKAQPGSDPARRILPGRRAFARLRLAIPARLLATHATGTCVLLDLSRTGARIGLADPLPPGDMLYLRLAGFEVFAEVVWRELGDGGGINGLTFDEPLDEAAVLDVRHFAEGFEQREREMLREQVRSWVEGQIRL
- the rimP gene encoding ribosome maturation protein RimP gives rise to the protein MADIARLTALIEPEATALGFDLVRVAMLPSEAGDGGMALQIMAEDPATGQLVIDQCAALSRRVSDVIDAAEEAGEVLIEGAYHLEVSSPGIDRPLTREKDYANWAGHEVRIVMDKGYGGQRVNKGLLGGLEGDMVLVAEAKAGNVRLPLEQIHSARLVLTDALIAATRPLDMSGADELIEDSQQEKADD
- the nusA gene encoding transcription termination factor NusA, translating into MASAISANKAELLAIANAVASEKMIDKAIVIEAMEEAIQKSARNRYGAENDIRAKLDPLTGDLTLWRVVEVVDVVEDYFKQVDLKQGEKLQPGAKVGDFIVDPLPPVDLGRIDAQSAKQVIFQKVRDAERERQYEEFKDRAGEIITGVIKSVEFGHVIVNLGRAEGVIRRDQQIPREAARTGERVRALITKVERNNRGPQIFLSRAHPDFMKKLFAQEVPEIYDGIIVIKAAARDPGSRAKIGVISHDSSIDPVGACVGMKGSRVQAVVQELQGEKIDIIPWSEDTATFVVNALQPATVSRVVLDEDDGRIEVVVPDEQLSLAIGRRGQNVRLASQLTGHQIDIMTEEEASEKRSKEFAERSKMFEEELDVDETLSQLLVAEGFAELEEVAYVDLAELASIEGFDDELAEELQSRALEALERQEAAHREVRRALGVEDALSEMPHLTEAMLVTLGKAGIKTLDDLADLATDELIAKKREAPRRRGAADGPPQRRPQREGDKGGVLGEYGLSEEQGNEIIMAARAHWFDDEPTEEAAHADSTQ
- a CDS encoding DUF448 domain-containing protein is translated as MRTPPNERLTSDIAEPSLPAKAGSERRCILSGEHDARDALVRLAISPDGLVLPDPAAKAPGRGAWIGVSRLELEAAMADGGLKRALMRAFKGAALTIPADLPALVEGALARHLCDRLGLELRSGNIVLGSARIEEQARSGRVAALLHASDSSKDGRRKLDQAWRVGSDAEGSGLRGLVLPLDRNALSVALGRDNVVHLGVAGHSGDMRAATRVLQAVSRLSHFVAGYTAGAGRDLVDNSGRDTPGHSDRPLPAGRSAYDEYVKD
- the infB gene encoding translation initiation factor IF-2; this encodes MSDDNDNQRIRKPLGLKRSVDAGEVKQTFSHGRTNKVVVEVKRRRVLGKPGEAAPPPPPPPPPPPPPPVAERPAPAPRPARPAPAGETPQERVKRLQLEAEEERLRMAEEARKREEAEAREREEEERRRAEDNRRAEEEAEKQRAAAPVASPAEDSAAAPADEDAGDSVAAPAGKGDTVPAARRFTPVERPEPKRPEVKGKKKDDKRAAPSDEGKDNRRSGKLTVTRALNEDEGRRARSLAALKRAREKERRGQGGPSKPREKQVRDVVVPEAITVSELANRMAEKGADLVKALFNMGMMVTVNQTIDQDTAELLVEEFGHNITRVSASDVDIDTSEDADPEETLRPRPPVVTIMGHVDHGKTSLLDALRGTDVVKGEAGGITQHIGAYQITTKDKQKITFLDTPGHAAFTEMRMRGANVTDIVILVVAGDDGLMPQTIEAINHTKAAGVPMIVAITKSDKPEYNPQKIRERLLEHEIVVEAMSGEVQDVEVSAKTGAGLDKLIEAIGLQAELLELKSRPDRDAEATVIEAQLDKGRGPVATVLVTRGTLKRGDTFVVGTQSGKVRAIVDDKGQQIKEAGPSMPVEVLGLGGVPSAGDQLTVVENEQRAREVAKYRQEIATEKRTALAPTNFDTMFNNLASNVIEFPVVVKADVQGSVEAIVNALHNLSNDEIKVRVLNAGVGAITESDVLLAAASKAPIIGFNVRPNAKARDLVKRDGVRMMYYDVIYHLTDEVAKEMAGELGPERIETVVGRAEVKQVFPAGKKDKAAGLLVLEGAIRKGLFARLTRQDVIVSATKIASLRRFKDDVDEVRTGLECGVVLEDTNDIKAGDMLEVFSVEERERTL